A part of Neoarius graeffei isolate fNeoGra1 chromosome 22, fNeoGra1.pri, whole genome shotgun sequence genomic DNA contains:
- the LOC132871002 gene encoding zinc finger protein 501-like isoform X4, which yields MQCEEYIDAKRETHVNWMRYVNCARNEEEQNLVAFEYQGGILYRCCRSINPGQELLVWHEEEYTKELSPAPTGTTRQQEVKNALLQVFSCSTCPRSDASQIYLDKHIQRCHYEEYARLRESGEIKYELQIPSKCSNHQPTSADTIHSDTSHNDTQKEIHHCSDCGKSFSHQNALKTHQRIHTGQKPYHCSQCGKSFTRQCDLKAHQRIHTGEKPYHCSQCGKSFTHRSNLRKHQRVHTGEKPYHCSQCGKSFTRQSALQIHQRIHTGEKPYHCSQCGKSFTHQSNLQTHQRIHTGEKPYHCSQCGKCFTRQCDLQIHQRIHTGEKPYHCSQCGKSFTQQSALQIHQRIHTGEKPYHCSQCGKSFTYQSALQIHQRIHTGEKPYHCSQCGKSFTHQNALQIHQRIHTGEKPYHCSQCGKSFTHQSAFQTHKRIHTGEKPYHCSQCEKSFTRQGDLQRHQRIHTGEKLHH from the exons atgcagtgtgaagaatacattgatgccaaaagagagacgcatgtgaattggatgag gtatgtgaattgtgcccgtaatgaagaagaacagaatcttgtggcatttgagtatcaagggggaattctgtatcgttgctgtcgatccattaacccaggacaggagctcttggtgtggcatgaagaggagtacaccaaagaactcagtcctgcaccaacaggaacaaccagacagcaag aagtaaagaacgctctgctgcaagtcttttcCTGCTCCACATGCCCTCGTTCTGATGCATCTCAAATTTACCTCGACAAACACATCCAGAGATGCCACTATGAAGAGTATGCGAGACTGAGAGAATCAGGAGAAATTAAATATGAGCTTCAAATCCCCTCCAAATGCTCCAATCATCAGCCAACATCAGCTGATACTATCCATTCTGATACTTCCCATAATGATACacagaaggaaattcaccactgctcagattgtggaaagagttttagtcatcagaatgcactcaagacacaccagcgcattcacacaggacagaagccgtatcactgctcacagtgtgggaagagttttactcgtcagtgtGATCTCAaagcacaccagcgcattcacacaggagagaagccgtatcactgctcacagtgtgggaagagttttactcatcggaGTAATCTCAGAAAACACCAGcgcgttcacacaggagagaagccgtatcactgctcacagtgtgggaagagttttactcgtcagagtgctctccaaatacaccagcgcattcacacaggagagaagccgtatcactgctcacagtgtggaaagagttttactcatcagagtaatctccaaacacaccagcgtattcacacaggagagaagccgtatcactgctcacagtgtgggaagtgttttacTCGTCAGTGTgatctccaaatacaccagcggattcatacaggagagaagccgtatcactgctcacagtgtgggaagagttttactcagcagagtgctctccaaatacaccagcgcattcacacaggagagaagccgtatcactgctcacagtgtgggaagagttttacttatcagagtgctctccaaatacaccagcgcattcacacaggagagaagccgtatcactgctcacagtgtggaaagagttttactcatcagaatgctctccaaatacaccagcgtattcacacaggagagaagccgtatcactgctctcagtgtggaaagagttttactcatcagagtgctttCCAAACACacaagcgcattcacacaggagagaagccgtatcactgctcacagtgtgaaaagagttttactcgtcagggtgatctccaacgacaccagcgtattcacacaggagagaagctgcatCACTGA
- the LOC132870338 gene encoding putative nuclease HARBI1 → MPILRLWFNVESELKRDFRLSRRAMDSVQRLLQTEQDHGWGSQLEVIVYVYWLAHGLSYTVVSRVFNIPKSTVHRIVHKVANKICTNLHRAISFPKTGELHAVGQGFAQLSGSPAFINVVGAIDGSHIRIKPPARHRIDYLNYKGFYSINMQAICDSSGKFLDIFVGYPGSVHDTRVMKNSRFYTARRYPPPGYILLGDGGYPCLDTPICLITPYKEPVTGPMQGRFNHYHAKGRSIIERAFGVMKSRWRCTLFKALEIKPIFAPQVIASCAFLHIICLENGDLLEPDDDVVQDLLDPQAPREPLAANETSGNASRDRLAAQL, encoded by the coding sequence ATGCCCATCCTGCGTCTGTGGTTCAATGTAGAGTCAGAGTTGAAACGGGACTTTCGCCTCAGCAGAAGGGCTATGGATAGTGTGCAGAGACTGCTACAAACAGAACAGGACCATGGCTGGGGTAGTCAGCTAGAAGTCATTGTCTATGTCTACTGGCTGGCTCATGGACTGTCTTATACCGTTGTCTCCAGAGTTTTCAATATACCCAAATCCACAGTTCACCGCATTGTCCACAAAGTAGCAAATAAGATCTGCACCAATCTGCACCGTGCCATCTCTTTCCCCAAGACTGGAGAGCTGCATGCAGTCGGCCAAGGATTTGCCCAACTTTCAGGGAGCCCTGCATTCATCAATGTTGTGGGTGCAATAGACGGAAGCCACATACGGATTAAGCCACCAGCACGGCACAGAATAGACTATTTGAATTACAAAGGATTCTATTCAATTAACATGCAGGCAATATGTGATTCCAGTGGAAAGTTTTTGGACATCTTTGTTGGCTACCCGGGGTCAGTTCACGACACACGAGTCATGAAAAACAGCAGGTTTTATACAGCAAGACGGTACCCTCCACCAGGCTACATTCTCCTAGGAGATGGTGGCTATccatgtttggacacacctatctGCCTCATTACACCATACAAGGAGCCAGTTACTGGACCAATGCAGGGGCGCTTCAATCATTACCATGCCAAGGGCCGCAGCATAATCGAAAGGGCTTTTGGCGTAATGAAGAGCAGGTGGAGGTGTACTCTTTTCAAAGCCCTGGAGATTAAACCGATCTTTGCACCTCAGGTCATTGCATCCTGTGCCTTTCTGCACATCATCTGTCTGGAGAATGGGGACCTGCTGGAGCCAGATGACGATGTGGTACAGGACCTGCTAGATCCCCAAGCTCCCCGGGAGCCCCTAGCAGCTAATGAGACATCTGGAAATGCATCAAGGGACAGACTGGCTGCCCAGCTGTGA